The following is a genomic window from Cupriavidus taiwanensis.
CGCGACGATGCGCTCCCTGCGATAGGGCGCGATATGCAGGCCCGCGACCGGGTCGGGCTCCGCCAGGATGCCGACGTCGATGTCGAAATCCTGCAGCCCGCGCAGCACCGACGCCTCCGAGCCGATCGTGACGGTCAGCTCCAGCGCCGGGTGCGCGCTGCGAAACCTGCGCGCCAGCCCCAGCGCGATCGGCGGTGATACCGCGCCCACCCGCACCAGCCCGGTCTTGAGCTTGTGCGCGCTCTGCAGGAACTGCATGGCCTCTTCTTCCTGCCCGAACAGTCCCTGCGTGATCGCATAGAGCCGCTCGCCGGTCTCGGTCAGGCGCACGCCGCGCCCGCTGCGCAGGAACAGCTCGACGCCGAAGCGCGTCTCCAGCGCCTTGACCTGGTCGGTCACGGTGGGCTGCCCGATATGCAGGTACTGCGCCGCGGCGGTGAAGCCGCCGGTGCGCGCCACCGCGTGGAAGCAGCGGATCGACTTGTAGTACTGGTGGAACATGAATGGGATGGGGGCTGGCCGCCGCTTTAGCGGCGTGTCCGGCGAGTCTCCCACAGCCGTGCGCCGATGCGTACAGGGTTTCCCCGAGGCCCGCGCGGCGCCGCGGCGATCCATCGGTTTTGGCGCACCCGGACGTCAAAGATGCGATTGGACCGGGGGTTTGGCGTCTCCCACACTTCTGGCAACCCGGCGCGCGGCACCGGCCGCCGCCAAAGCTACCCCAAGCCAGAACACAGGAGACTCCCCGATGCCCCATGCCTACCACAACCCCGTGTCGATCCACTGCGGGGCCGGCGCGCTCGACCAGTTGCCGGCCCTGCTGCACGGCCGGCGCGCGGTGGTCGTGACCTTCCCCGAAGCGCGCCAGCTGGGTCTGGTGGCGCGGCTCGAGGCCCTGCTGGGCGCCGACCTGGCCGGGCTGATCGAAGACGTGCAGCCCAACCCGGACGTGGCGCAGCTGTCCGGCCTGTACAACCGCTTCTGGGAACACGCCGACCGCTGCGACGCCATCGTCGCGGTCGGCGGCGGCAGCGCCATCGATACCGCCAAGGCGCTGATGGTCGGCACCCGCTCGGGCCGCTTCGATTCGCTGATCAGCCTGCTGGCGAGCGGCAAGTCGTTTACGCCGGCGCAGGTCAAGCCGCTGATCGCGGTGCCGACCACTGCCGGCACCGGCAGCGAAGTCACGCCGTGGGCCACCATCTGGGACGCGGCGAACCAGAAGAAATACTCGCTGCACCTGCCGCAGACCTGGCCCGAGGCGGCCATCGTCGATGCGCAGCTGATGCTGTCGGTGCCGCGCGGCACCACCATTGCCACCGGCCTCGATGCGCTGTCGCACGCGCTCGAATCGATCTGGAACGTCAACGCCAACCCGGTCTCCGACACCTTCGCGGTGTCGGCGGTCGAGGACATCTTCGAGACCCTGCCGCAACTGGTGCAGCAACCGGATGACCTGTCGCTGCGCGAGCGCATGGCGCTGGCCGCACTCAAGGCCGGACTGGCGTTCTCCAACACCAAGACCGCGCTGGCGCATTCGATCTCTTACGAAATGACGCTGCGCCACGGCCTGCCGCACGGCATTGCCTGCTCGTTCACGCTGCCGATGGTGCTGGAAAAGGCGTGGGCATGCCGCCCCGACCGCGACCGCACGCTGCAGCGCCTGTTCGGGCCGTCGCTGGCCGCGGGCCAGCAGCGCCTGCGCGCATTCCTGCAAGGGCTGGGCGTGAAGACCGAGTTTGCCGACTACGGCGTCAGCGACGACGAGGCCGGCGCCATGATCGCGCGTGCGCTGGACGGCGCGCGCGGCAGGAACTTCATCGGCGCCGTGCCGGCGTAGCGGTTCCCCACGGCCGGTGTTTACCCGGCCACACGAGCCCGGCAGACGGGCCGACAATACAACAGGAGACAACCATGGAAACAGCCGACCGCATCCAGGTGGGGGCGTTCGTCGCCCCGGCCGAGCAATCGTTCCGGCGCGCGCAATGGCGGATGCTGCTGGCCGCCATGTTCTGCTATTTCTTCTTCTACACCGGGCGGCAGACCTTCGGCTTTGCCATTCCCGGCATCCAGCAGGAGTTCGGCCTGTCCAAGGAAGCCCTGGGCTGGGCCTCGACCTGCCTGCTGTGGTGCTATGCCATCGGCCAGGCCATCAACGGCAACCTCGGCGACAAGTTCGGCGGGCGCCGCGTGATGACCGCGGGCGCGATCCTGTCGTGCGCGGCCAACTGGGTGGTCAGTTTCGCCGTGGGCTTCAAGAGCCTGGCGATTCCGTGGGGCATCAACGGATACTTCCAGGCGCTCGGCTGGGCGCCGGGCAGCCGGCTGCTGTCGAACTGGTGGGGCGCCGGCGAGCGCGGCAAGGTCTACGGCTTCTATGTGTTCGCGGCCGGCTGCGCCTCGGTGCTGTCGTTCGTGACCTCGATCGTGGTGGTGAACATCCTGCATCTGGACTGGCGCTGGATCTTCCGCCTGCCGGTGCTGCTGATGCTGCTGGGCGGCATCACGTTCTACCTGGTGGTGCGCGAGCGTCCGGAGGACCTTGGCTTCAAGTCGCCCGATACCGGTGCAGCGAAGGGCGAGGATGCCGAGCCCCGCGCGAATGTGGAAACCGATGCCGATGAAAGCTCGTGGTCGCGCTACAAGGCCGTGCTGCGCAACCCGCGCCTGCTGATCGCCGGGTTGTCGATCGGCTTCCAGAATGCCGCGCGCTATGGCCTGATCGTCTGGGTGCCGGTGCACTTCCTGGGCAAGAACTGGAAGAGTGCCGAGACGCTGATCGACCCGGCCTGGATCTCGGTGGCGCTGCCGGTGGGCATGGCGTTCGGCGCGCTGTCCAACGGCTGGATCTCGGACCGGCTGTTCGGCTCCAGCCGCAGCAAGGCGATCATGCTCTACATGGTGCTGGGCGCGATCGCGTCGATGGTGATGTACCAGCTGCCGACGGGCATGGGCGCCATCGTCGCGCTGTTCCTGGCCGGCTTCTTCGTCTATGGCCCGGCGTCGTCGTTCTGGGCGCTGTGTCCGGACCTGGTTGGCGCGAAGCGCGCGGGCACGGCCACCGGCATCCTCAACTTCTTCTCCTACCTGCTCGCCGGCCTGGGCGAGCCGCTGATCGGCCGCATCCTGGACCAGTCCGGCAATACCTCGCTGGTGTTCCCGATCGTGGCGGCCAGCTGCATGATCAGCGCCGTGATCGCGGCCTTCATCCGCCGCTGAGCAAGCGGGGCCGGCACCGCGCCGGCCCGCCTGCGACGGCCGCATCGTCTTTCACTCCCTGCTCAAATACCCGCGAGGGCAAATACCATGACTGCATTGCACGCCATCCCCGACATCCGCCATGAAGCGCTGCGCATCGCCGGCGAAAAGATCTACCGTGAAGACGTGATCGAGGTGACCTACCCGTACACCGGCGAAGTCATCGCCACCGTGCCCAGGGCCACGCTCGACGACGTGCGCCGCGCCTACCGCATCGCGCGCGATTACCAGCCCACGCTGACGCGCTACGAGCGCTACAAGATCCTGATGCGCGCCGGCGAGATCATCGCCTCGCGGCTGGACGAGATCTCGCGCACCATCACGCTGGAATCCGGGCTGTGCCGCAAGGATTCGCTGTACGAAGTGGGCCGCGCCTCCGACGTGCTGCTGTTCGCCGCCAACCAGGCGCTGGTCGACGACGGCCAGGTGTTCTCGTGCGACCTGACCCACCACGGCAAGAGCCGCAAGGTCTATACGCTGCGCGAGCCGCTGCTCGGCGTGATCACCGCGATCACGCCGTTCAACCACCCGCTCAACCAGGTCATCCACAAGGTGGCGCCGGCGGTCGCCACCAACAACCGCATGGTGCTCAAGCCCAGCGAGAAGACACCGCTGGCGGCGTACATGCTGGCCGATATCCTGTATGAAGCCGGGTTGCCGCCGCAGATGCTGTCGGTCCTCACCGGCGACCCGCGCGAGATCGCCGACGAGATGCTGACGAACGCGGACGTCGACCTGGTGACCTTTACCGGCGGCGTGCCGATCGGCAAGTACATCGCCGCCAAGGCGACCTACAAGCGCCAGGTGCTGGAACTGGGCGGCAACGACCCGATCATCGTGATGGAAGACGCCGACCTGGAAGAAGCCGCGACGCTGGCCGCCAGCGGCTCATACAAGAACTCGGGCCAGCGCTGCACGGCGATCAAGCGCATGCTGGTGCATGAAGCCGTGGCCGAGCGCTTTATCGAACTGCTGGTGCAGAAGACCGAGGCGCTCAACTACGGCGACCCGATGGACCCGAAGGTCGACATGGGCACCGTGATCGACGAGGCCGCGGCGATCCAGTTCGAGAAGGTGGTCAACGAGGCGATTGCCGCTGGCGCGACGCTGCGCTACGGCAATATCCGGCGCGGGGCGCTGTATTCGCCGACGGTGCTGGATCATGTGGATCCGGAGATGACGGTGGTGAAGCATGAAACCTTTGGGCCGGTGTCGCCGGTGATTCGCTTCAAGGATATCGATGATGCGATCCGGATTTCGAATGGCACGGCGTATGGGTTGTCGTCGTCGGTTTGTACTAACCGGCTGGACTACATTACGCGCTTTGTGCGGGAGCTTAGGGTTGGGAGTGTCAATGTGCGGGAGGTGCCGGGGTATCGGCTTGAATTGACGCCTTTCGGGGGGGTCAAGGATTCTGGGTTGGGGTACAAGGAGGGGGTGTTGGAGGCGATGAAGAGTTTTTGTAATACGAAGACGTATTCGTTGCCGTGGTAGGTTTTTTTGTCCTGGGGGGTGGTTGGTCGCTGTTGGTGACATGCTGTCGGCGTTTGAACCGCCTGGTTCCGCCCTGCTGGGCGGGTCACTTTTTGTCCGAGCGACAAAAAGTAACCAAAAAACGCGTCGCCTGTGCGGCTGGCAATCAATTTCACGGCGTTGGTGGTTCTCGCGGTGGTGATTTCCCTTTAGCGTGGG
Proteins encoded in this region:
- a CDS encoding LysR substrate-binding domain-containing protein, which gives rise to MFHQYYKSIRCFHAVARTGGFTAAAQYLHIGQPTVTDQVKALETRFGVELFLRSGRGVRLTETGERLYAITQGLFGQEEEAMQFLQSAHKLKTGLVRVGAVSPPIALGLARRFRSAHPALELTVTIGSEASVLRGLQDFDIDVGILAEPDPVAGLHIAPYRRERIVAVMPAGHALAARASVTLQDLAGEPVILREAGSKTRDRVERACAQQGVALHCAMEINSREAILHAVASGMGLSFVTQIECIPLPGLQVVPVDEPLLSIDYSLCCLAVRKERPLIAALFAVALGGG
- the psrA gene encoding iron-containing alcohol dehydrogenase PsrA → MPHAYHNPVSIHCGAGALDQLPALLHGRRAVVVTFPEARQLGLVARLEALLGADLAGLIEDVQPNPDVAQLSGLYNRFWEHADRCDAIVAVGGGSAIDTAKALMVGTRSGRFDSLISLLASGKSFTPAQVKPLIAVPTTAGTGSEVTPWATIWDAANQKKYSLHLPQTWPEAAIVDAQLMLSVPRGTTIATGLDALSHALESIWNVNANPVSDTFAVSAVEDIFETLPQLVQQPDDLSLRERMALAALKAGLAFSNTKTALAHSISYEMTLRHGLPHGIACSFTLPMVLEKAWACRPDRDRTLQRLFGPSLAAGQQRLRAFLQGLGVKTEFADYGVSDDEAGAMIARALDGARGRNFIGAVPA
- a CDS encoding MFS transporter, yielding METADRIQVGAFVAPAEQSFRRAQWRMLLAAMFCYFFFYTGRQTFGFAIPGIQQEFGLSKEALGWASTCLLWCYAIGQAINGNLGDKFGGRRVMTAGAILSCAANWVVSFAVGFKSLAIPWGINGYFQALGWAPGSRLLSNWWGAGERGKVYGFYVFAAGCASVLSFVTSIVVVNILHLDWRWIFRLPVLLMLLGGITFYLVVRERPEDLGFKSPDTGAAKGEDAEPRANVETDADESSWSRYKAVLRNPRLLIAGLSIGFQNAARYGLIVWVPVHFLGKNWKSAETLIDPAWISVALPVGMAFGALSNGWISDRLFGSSRSKAIMLYMVLGAIASMVMYQLPTGMGAIVALFLAGFFVYGPASSFWALCPDLVGAKRAGTATGILNFFSYLLAGLGEPLIGRILDQSGNTSLVFPIVAASCMISAVIAAFIRR
- the phnY gene encoding phosphonoacetaldehyde dehydrogenase encodes the protein MTALHAIPDIRHEALRIAGEKIYREDVIEVTYPYTGEVIATVPRATLDDVRRAYRIARDYQPTLTRYERYKILMRAGEIIASRLDEISRTITLESGLCRKDSLYEVGRASDVLLFAANQALVDDGQVFSCDLTHHGKSRKVYTLREPLLGVITAITPFNHPLNQVIHKVAPAVATNNRMVLKPSEKTPLAAYMLADILYEAGLPPQMLSVLTGDPREIADEMLTNADVDLVTFTGGVPIGKYIAAKATYKRQVLELGGNDPIIVMEDADLEEAATLAASGSYKNSGQRCTAIKRMLVHEAVAERFIELLVQKTEALNYGDPMDPKVDMGTVIDEAAAIQFEKVVNEAIAAGATLRYGNIRRGALYSPTVLDHVDPEMTVVKHETFGPVSPVIRFKDIDDAIRISNGTAYGLSSSVCTNRLDYITRFVRELRVGSVNVREVPGYRLELTPFGGVKDSGLGYKEGVLEAMKSFCNTKTYSLPW